A window of the Immundisolibacter sp. genome harbors these coding sequences:
- a CDS encoding queuosine precursor transporter produces MSAPAARRNYRYFDLVMAAFVTVLLCANLIGVSKVTTVGGLTFSAGNLFFPLSYLFGDVLTEVYGYARSRRVVWAGFGALAFAAVMSAVVVHLPPAEGWTGQAVIEAAFGATWRIALASLLGYWCGEILNSFTLARMKVLTRGRYLWTRTIGSTMVGEAADTLVFYPLAFYGVWDTHILLNVMAANYCIKVSWEILATPLTYRVVNALKRAEQEDYFDDKTDFNPFTLKV; encoded by the coding sequence ATGTCCGCCCCCGCAGCGCGGCGCAATTACCGCTATTTCGACCTGGTGATGGCGGCCTTCGTGACAGTGCTGCTGTGCGCCAATCTGATCGGCGTGAGCAAGGTCACCACAGTCGGCGGGCTCACGTTCAGCGCCGGCAACCTGTTCTTTCCGCTCAGTTATCTGTTCGGCGACGTGCTGACCGAGGTCTACGGCTACGCCCGCTCGCGGCGCGTGGTGTGGGCCGGCTTCGGCGCGCTGGCCTTCGCCGCCGTGATGAGCGCGGTGGTGGTGCACCTGCCGCCTGCCGAGGGCTGGACCGGTCAGGCGGTGATCGAGGCGGCCTTTGGTGCCACATGGCGCATCGCGCTGGCATCGCTGCTTGGCTACTGGTGCGGCGAGATCCTGAATTCCTTCACCCTGGCGCGCATGAAGGTGCTGACCCGCGGGCGGTACCTGTGGACGCGCACCATCGGCTCGACCATGGTCGGCGAGGCCGCCGACACGCTGGTGTTCTACCCGCTGGCCTTCTACGGCGTGTGGGACACGCACATCCTGCTCAACGTGATGGCTGCCAATTACTGCATCAAGGTCAGCTGGGAAATCCTCGCCACGCCGTTGACTTACCGGGTGGTGAACGCCCTCAAGCGCGCCGAGCAGGAGGATTATTTCGACGACAAGACCGACTTCAACCCGTTCACGTTGAAGGTGTGA